One Nostoc sp. UHCC 0302 DNA window includes the following coding sequences:
- a CDS encoding NUDIX domain-containing protein has translation MNKSGEIRVIVLGLIRDGDRIFVSEGYDPAKQETFYRALGGGVEFGETSRVALKREFQEEIQASLANIRYLGCIENLFIFNGRQGHEIIQLYQCDFANSEFYKLESLIFSESENHKHRALWVNISRFKSRELRLVPEVFFEYL, from the coding sequence ATGAATAAATCAGGCGAAATTCGAGTAATAGTCTTGGGGCTAATTCGGGATGGCGATCGCATATTTGTTTCTGAAGGCTACGACCCAGCGAAGCAAGAAACATTTTATCGAGCTTTAGGTGGTGGAGTTGAATTTGGGGAAACCAGCCGCGTAGCTTTAAAACGAGAATTTCAAGAAGAAATTCAAGCAAGCTTGGCTAATATTCGCTATTTAGGTTGTATAGAAAACTTGTTTATATTTAACGGTAGGCAAGGACATGAAATTATTCAACTTTATCAATGTGATTTTGCTAATTCAGAGTTTTATAAACTGGAAAGCTTAATATTTTCTGAGTCAGAAAATCATAAACATAGAGCGCTATGGGTAAATATTTCTCGATTCAAATCCAGAGAATTAAGGTTAGTCCCAGAAGTTTTTTTTGAATATTTGTAA
- a CDS encoding DUF3531 family protein, producing MHIQFREFNPFDVWIWLKFSTVPSAREKQYVEEVFNSWFYLGKLGAFNAENLQVQENEIELSYMHYDSQGYDKSLLALMHNMGEFEYEGVWARCWFDLGTSDAIALDILINAITQLSEEYVTIEDFYIGGENEDWPVEDSDSRPHSIYDNYDN from the coding sequence ATGCACATTCAGTTCCGTGAGTTCAATCCTTTTGATGTATGGATTTGGCTGAAGTTCAGCACAGTTCCTTCCGCACGTGAAAAGCAGTATGTAGAAGAAGTTTTCAATTCCTGGTTTTATTTGGGCAAATTGGGTGCATTTAATGCAGAAAATCTCCAAGTACAGGAAAATGAAATTGAACTCAGCTATATGCATTATGATTCGCAGGGTTACGACAAAAGCTTATTGGCACTGATGCACAACATGGGTGAGTTTGAGTATGAGGGAGTATGGGCGCGTTGCTGGTTTGACTTAGGAACAAGTGATGCGATCGCTCTAGATATTTTAATCAATGCCATAACGCAACTAAGTGAGGAATATGTCACTATTGAAGATTTTTATATAGGTGGCGAAAATGAAGATTGGCCTGTCGAAGATAGTGACAGTCGTCCTCACTCTATTTATGATAATTACGATAATTAG